In Edaphobacter paludis, a single window of DNA contains:
- a CDS encoding tetratricopeptide repeat protein: MRVKNKLTSLLLLGVVALPAFSQASLSRQQQIASHSRLARQYLIGHQPNLAVPEFQAIIALDPKNVDARANLGVLYFFQGDYAKAVPQLQAALKLKAGLWKIQSLLGMSERRLGDDRGGRADLEAAFPHVEEAALKIQVGRDLIDSYSSTGDLDRAASIASSLLKIQPTDPSLLYTAYRLYSDLAGEAMLDLSVAAPESGQMHQAMAHELARERDIAGAIANFRKAVAIDPNLPGIHFELAEALRASSDLKLRAEAEQEYKLAVAANGRDTKSLTKLGDIAVEKDDFAGAVAYYTRALALAPGDADATLGLAHVYIEKDESASALPLLEPLVAADPTNVVAHYRLSTAYRKLKRPDDAKRELEAYQKYKDIKEKMRAVYKEMRLDTPQDKPDK; this comes from the coding sequence ATGCGTGTAAAGAACAAACTCACCTCGCTGCTCCTGTTGGGCGTTGTTGCCCTTCCGGCTTTTTCGCAAGCCAGTTTGAGCCGCCAGCAGCAGATTGCGTCGCACTCTCGTCTGGCCCGCCAATACCTTATCGGACATCAGCCCAACCTCGCAGTGCCGGAGTTTCAGGCAATCATCGCGCTCGATCCGAAGAATGTGGATGCCCGAGCCAATCTCGGGGTGCTGTATTTCTTTCAGGGAGACTATGCCAAGGCTGTCCCGCAGCTTCAGGCCGCGTTGAAGCTGAAGGCTGGCCTGTGGAAGATACAGTCGCTACTTGGCATGTCTGAACGTCGGCTTGGAGATGATCGCGGTGGTCGTGCGGATCTTGAAGCAGCCTTTCCTCATGTGGAGGAAGCAGCGCTCAAGATTCAAGTTGGGCGAGATCTGATTGATAGCTACTCGTCAACAGGCGATCTGGACAGGGCAGCATCGATTGCATCGAGCTTGCTTAAGATTCAACCGACGGACCCGAGCCTTCTCTATACGGCGTATCGGCTTTATTCCGATCTGGCAGGTGAGGCGATGCTGGATTTGTCGGTGGCGGCGCCGGAGTCGGGCCAGATGCATCAAGCAATGGCGCATGAACTGGCCCGCGAGCGCGACATTGCGGGTGCGATTGCGAACTTTCGCAAGGCCGTTGCGATCGATCCGAATTTGCCAGGGATTCATTTTGAATTGGCGGAGGCGCTTCGCGCGTCGTCTGACCTGAAGCTGCGGGCCGAGGCCGAGCAGGAGTACAAGCTGGCCGTTGCGGCCAATGGACGGGATACTAAATCTTTGACGAAGCTTGGCGATATTGCAGTCGAGAAGGACGACTTCGCTGGCGCGGTAGCTTACTACACGCGGGCGCTCGCACTGGCTCCGGGCGATGCGGATGCGACGCTGGGACTGGCCCATGTCTATATTGAAAAGGATGAATCGGCATCGGCATTGCCGCTGCTGGAGCCGCTGGTCGCTGCCGACCCGACCAATGTCGTGGCGCATTATCGATTGAGCACGGCGTATCGCAAACTCAAGCGACCGGACGACGCCAAGCGTGAGTTAGAGGCCTATCAAAAATACAAGGACATCAAGGAAAAGATGCGGGCTGTCTATAAAGAGATGCGGCTCGATACACCGCAGGACAAGCCGGACAAGTAG